From Streptomyces yatensis, one genomic window encodes:
- a CDS encoding TAXI family TRAP transporter solute-binding subunit — translation MAVTLPRLDRRRALQSAAAGLVALGLLLWWLLTVGGGPSPSGRATFATGVSTGVYDTYGRMLERDLARDLPDVDVRLEQTRGSPDNVQRLARGKATFAIAATDAVAAYQGEGAGRLRACARLYDDYMQLVVPRGSSVRSARDLKNLRVGVGDDGSGVQLITRALIKAAGLDFNRDIRAERVGIDAMPRLLRQGKLDAFFWSGGLPTTAVRTLAHAYPIRLVQLGDLTGPLHRQGGVTRYYRAATVPADAYEEIRRPEPVKTIAVPNLLVTTDRVDPDLAEGVTRTVIENRDRIGAKVHAAQKVDLRTAVFTDPLALHQGAARYYRSVKP, via the coding sequence ATGGCCGTCACCCTTCCGCGCCTGGACCGGCGCCGTGCCCTGCAGTCCGCCGCCGCGGGCCTCGTCGCCCTGGGGCTGCTGCTGTGGTGGCTGCTGACCGTGGGCGGCGGCCCCTCGCCCAGCGGCCGGGCGACCTTCGCGACCGGGGTCTCCACCGGGGTTTACGACACCTATGGCCGGATGCTCGAACGGGACCTCGCCCGGGACCTCCCGGATGTCGATGTGCGGCTGGAACAGACCAGGGGATCCCCGGACAACGTCCAACGGCTGGCCCGGGGCAAGGCCACCTTCGCCATCGCCGCCACCGACGCCGTCGCCGCCTACCAGGGCGAGGGCGCGGGGCGGCTGCGGGCCTGCGCCCGGCTGTACGACGACTACATGCAGCTGGTCGTGCCGAGGGGCTCCTCCGTGCGATCGGCCCGCGACCTGAAGAATTTGCGGGTGGGCGTGGGCGACGACGGCTCGGGCGTGCAGCTGATCACCCGGGCGCTGATCAAGGCCGCCGGGCTCGACTTCAACCGGGACATCCGGGCCGAGCGGGTCGGCATCGACGCCATGCCGAGGCTGCTGCGGCAGGGCAAGCTCGACGCCTTCTTCTGGTCGGGCGGACTGCCGACCACCGCGGTGCGCACCCTGGCCCACGCCTACCCGATCCGGCTCGTCCAGCTCGGCGACCTCACCGGCCCGCTGCACCGGCAGGGCGGGGTGACGCGCTACTACCGGGCGGCCACCGTGCCCGCCGACGCCTACGAGGAGATACGCAGGCCGGAGCCGGTCAAGACGATCGCCGTACCGAACCTTCTGGTCACCACGGACCGGGTGGACCCCGATCTGGCGGAGGGCGTCACCCGCACGGTGATAGAGAACCGGGACCGCATCGGGGCGAAGGTGCACGCCGCACAGAAGGTGGACCTGCGGACCGCCGTCTTCACCGATCCGCTCGCCCTCCACCAGGGCGCGGCGCGCTATTACCGCTCGGTCAAGCCGTAG
- a CDS encoding sensor histidine kinase: MRTRLLPLLIVLMAGVLLALGFPLAGSVAAREQQRVVVDRIDDTARFAALAQFVTAGPTGEVGAEGDERLDTLRAELKRYHDLYGIRAGVFYRDQDAPPMAEAPGSWRLPDTGESARAFDEALAGRRSHDPPQVWPWQRGRLTVASPVVRDGDVVAVVVTDSPTGQMRSRTLHGWLVIGAGEGAAMLLAVGAAFRLTGWVLRPVRVLDTATHDIATGRMQSRVAAASGPPELRRLARSFNEMADNVEQVLEQQRAFVADASHQLRNPLSALLLRIELLALELPDGHEEIASVRAEGKRLASVLDDLLDLALAEHSAADLRLTDIAELATDRVDAWLLVAEREEVGLAYTGPAAITGWADPVALSSALDAVVDNALKFTPEGAHVEVSARTDGDTVAIVVADGGPGLTEDELARVGDRFWRSSRHQNISGSGLGLSITRALLAAGGGTIHYAPNEPRGLRVTITVPRTGPGEQVKGPGPMRT; this comes from the coding sequence GTGCGCACCCGACTCCTCCCGCTTCTCATCGTCCTCATGGCGGGCGTGCTGCTCGCGCTCGGCTTCCCGCTCGCCGGGAGCGTGGCCGCCCGGGAGCAGCAGCGGGTGGTCGTCGACCGGATCGACGACACCGCACGCTTCGCCGCGCTCGCCCAGTTCGTCACCGCCGGGCCGACGGGTGAGGTCGGCGCCGAGGGGGACGAGCGGCTGGACACCCTGCGTGCGGAGCTCAAGCGCTACCACGATCTGTACGGCATCCGGGCCGGGGTCTTCTACCGGGACCAGGACGCGCCGCCCATGGCCGAGGCGCCCGGCAGCTGGCGGCTGCCGGACACGGGCGAGAGCGCCCGGGCGTTCGACGAGGCCCTCGCCGGGCGCCGCAGCCACGATCCGCCCCAGGTGTGGCCCTGGCAGCGGGGCAGGCTCACCGTCGCCTCCCCCGTAGTCCGCGACGGGGACGTGGTGGCCGTCGTCGTCACCGACTCGCCCACCGGCCAGATGCGGTCGCGGACCCTGCACGGCTGGCTGGTCATCGGCGCCGGCGAGGGCGCCGCGATGCTGCTGGCCGTGGGGGCCGCCTTCCGGCTGACCGGATGGGTGCTGCGGCCCGTGCGCGTCCTGGACACCGCGACCCACGACATCGCGACCGGGCGGATGCAGTCACGTGTCGCGGCCGCGTCGGGTCCCCCGGAACTGCGGCGGCTCGCCCGCTCGTTCAACGAGATGGCCGACAACGTCGAACAAGTCCTGGAGCAGCAGCGGGCGTTCGTCGCCGACGCCTCCCACCAGCTGCGCAATCCCCTCTCCGCGCTGTTGCTGCGCATCGAGCTGCTGGCGCTGGAGCTGCCGGACGGCCATGAGGAGATCGCCTCGGTGCGCGCGGAGGGCAAGCGCCTGGCCAGCGTCCTGGACGATCTGCTCGACCTCGCCCTGGCCGAGCACTCCGCCGCCGATCTGCGGCTCACCGATATCGCGGAGCTGGCGACCGACCGGGTGGATGCCTGGCTTCTGGTGGCCGAACGGGAGGAGGTCGGTCTCGCCTACACCGGCCCCGCCGCCATCACCGGCTGGGCCGACCCGGTGGCCCTGTCCAGCGCGCTGGACGCCGTCGTCGACAACGCCCTGAAGTTCACGCCCGAGGGGGCGCATGTGGAGGTCTCGGCGCGCACCGACGGCGACACCGTCGCGATCGTCGTCGCGGACGGCGGACCGGGCCTCACCGAGGACGAACTCGCCCGGGTCGGCGACCGCTTCTGGCGCAGCAGCCGCCACCAGAACATCTCGGGTTCGGGCCTGGGCCTGTCCATCACCCGCGCCCTGCTCGCGGCGGGAGGGGGCACGATCCACTACGCCCCCAACGAGCCCCGCGGGCTGCGCGTGACGATCACCGTCCCGCGCACCGGACCGGGTGAGCAGGTGAAGGGACCGGGCCCGATGAGAACGTGA
- a CDS encoding response regulator transcription factor, producing MRLLLVEDDNHVAAALSAILSKHGFEVTHARSGEEALQALLPDTGAPFGVVLLDLGLPDQDGFEVCGKIRKRTATPVIMVTARADVRSRIHGLNLGADDYVVKPYDTMELLARIHAVSRRTAVQDTGHGADEGPHGPHPPLRLGPVTIELPTRQVSVNGTTVSLTRKEFDLLALLAQRPGVVFRREQIISEVWRTSWEGTGRTLEVHVASLRSKLRMPALIETVRGVGYRLVAPAH from the coding sequence GTGAGACTGCTGCTCGTCGAGGACGACAACCACGTCGCCGCGGCCCTGTCCGCCATCCTCTCCAAGCATGGTTTCGAGGTCACCCACGCCCGCAGCGGCGAGGAGGCGCTCCAGGCGCTGCTGCCCGACACCGGCGCCCCCTTCGGCGTCGTACTCCTCGACCTCGGCCTGCCCGACCAGGACGGTTTCGAGGTGTGCGGCAAGATCCGCAAGCGCACCGCCACCCCCGTGATCATGGTGACCGCGCGTGCCGATGTGCGCTCACGCATACACGGGCTCAACCTCGGCGCCGACGACTATGTGGTCAAGCCGTACGACACCATGGAGCTGCTCGCCCGCATCCACGCCGTCAGCCGCCGCACCGCAGTCCAGGACACGGGCCATGGCGCCGACGAGGGCCCGCACGGCCCCCACCCGCCGCTGCGGCTGGGCCCGGTGACCATCGAGCTGCCCACCCGCCAGGTCTCCGTCAACGGCACGACCGTCTCGCTCACCCGCAAGGAGTTCGATCTGCTCGCCCTGCTCGCCCAGCGCCCCGGTGTCGTCTTCCGCCGGGAGCAGATCATCAGCGAGGTCTGGCGCACCAGTTGGGAGGGGACGGGGCGCACCCTGGAGGTCCATGTCGCCTCCCTGCGCTCCAAACTGCGGATGCCCGCCCTGATCGAGACGGTGCGCGGGGTGGGCTACCGCCTCGTCGCCCCGGCCCACTGA
- a CDS encoding amino acid ABC transporter ATP-binding protein has protein sequence MSEVSVTKDAAPVANALVALSGVNKHFGALHVLQDIDLTISRGEVVVVIGPSGSGKSTLCRTVNRLETIDAGSITIDGKPLPQEGKELARLRADVGMVFQSFNLFAHKTVLENVMLGQVKVRKTDKKAAEEKARTLLDRVGVGAQADKYPAQLSGGQQQRVAIARALAMDPKVMLFDEPTSALDPEMINEVLEVMQQLARDGMTMVVVTHEMGFARSAANRVVFMADGRIVEEAEPEQFFSNPRSDRAKDFLSKILHH, from the coding sequence ATGAGCGAAGTATCGGTGACCAAGGACGCCGCACCAGTGGCGAACGCGTTGGTTGCGCTGTCAGGAGTCAACAAGCACTTCGGCGCGCTGCATGTGCTCCAGGACATCGACCTGACCATCAGCCGGGGCGAAGTGGTCGTCGTCATCGGGCCGTCCGGGTCCGGGAAGTCGACGCTGTGCCGCACGGTCAACCGGCTGGAGACGATCGACGCCGGTTCCATCACGATCGACGGCAAGCCGCTGCCCCAGGAGGGCAAGGAGCTCGCCCGGCTGCGCGCCGACGTCGGCATGGTCTTCCAGTCCTTCAACCTCTTCGCGCACAAGACGGTGCTCGAGAACGTGATGCTGGGCCAGGTCAAGGTCCGTAAGACGGACAAGAAGGCCGCCGAGGAGAAGGCCCGCACGCTGCTCGACCGGGTGGGCGTCGGCGCCCAGGCGGACAAGTACCCCGCGCAGCTCTCCGGTGGCCAGCAGCAGCGCGTGGCGATCGCGCGCGCCCTGGCCATGGACCCGAAGGTGATGCTCTTCGACGAGCCGACCTCGGCGCTGGACCCGGAGATGATCAACGAGGTGCTGGAGGTCATGCAGCAGCTCGCCCGGGACGGCATGACCATGGTCGTCGTCACCCACGAGATGGGCTTCGCCCGCTCCGCCGCGAACCGGGTGGTCTTCATGGCCGACGGCCGGATCGTCGAAGAGGCCGAGCCGGAGCAGTTCTTCAGCAACCCGCGCAGCGACCGGGCCAAGGACTTCCTGTCGAAGATCCTTCACCACTGA